Proteins co-encoded in one Ignavibacteria bacterium genomic window:
- a CDS encoding CPBP family intramembrane metalloprotease, with product MKHRLTLYYALTIAFSWSIFIAVDGFLIPGEHDAGIAKLIALYGHAAAMLGPLLAGIVTLKYGGKSLLNMDWKPNKFYRYGLYFFFSIWILPAALYLQFDKAMRLNLSLNGYDLVFIVSYLLVGWIAGIGEEYGWTGFILTELSGKIGKCRAVFVSGILRGLWHLPLLIIPISTKFFAGKISLVQFLLLGIMFIFQLSISNIFMSALFGSVWYKTRSIPLAGWLHFLYDFFRDMSLLFFTGFFNTPAFRFGWAIPFYFAAHIAFTRIAKEEGYSNYLEVFVKHGMRGKLKNGS from the coding sequence ATGAAGCACAGGCTTACTCTTTACTACGCTTTAACTATTGCCTTTTCATGGTCAATATTTATTGCGGTTGATGGATTTCTTATCCCCGGAGAGCACGATGCCGGTATTGCAAAGCTTATTGCCTTATATGGACACGCAGCGGCAATGCTTGGACCTTTACTGGCTGGAATCGTTACGCTTAAATATGGCGGGAAAAGCCTCTTAAATATGGACTGGAAGCCAAATAAATTCTACAGATATGGCCTTTATTTCTTTTTTTCAATATGGATTTTACCTGCCGCTTTATATCTGCAGTTCGATAAGGCCATGAGGCTCAATTTATCGCTTAACGGTTATGATTTAGTTTTTATTGTTTCTTATTTATTAGTCGGATGGATTGCGGGAATTGGCGAAGAATATGGATGGACCGGCTTCATTCTGACAGAACTCTCAGGGAAAATCGGGAAGTGCAGGGCCGTTTTTGTCTCCGGTATCCTAAGAGGACTGTGGCACCTGCCGTTACTTATAATCCCAATAAGCACAAAATTCTTTGCCGGCAAAATTTCACTAGTTCAGTTTCTTCTGCTTGGCATTATGTTCATTTTTCAGCTGTCTATTTCCAACATCTTTATGAGCGCTTTGTTTGGCAGTGTCTGGTATAAAACCAGGAGCATCCCGCTGGCCGGATGGCTCCATTTTCTATACGATTTTTTCAGGGATATGTCGCTCCTTTTCTTTACCGGTTTCTTTAATACTCCTGCATTCAGGTTTGGCTGGGCAATACCTTTTTATTTTGCCGCACATATAGCTTTTACACGGATTGCAAAAGAAGAAGGGTATTCAAATTACCTGGAAGTTTTTGTAAAACATGGCATGCGTGGTAAATTAAAGAACGGGTCTTAA
- a CDS encoding cytochrome ubiquinol oxidase subunit I produces MDTALLARIQFAFTLAFHYIFPPMSIGLGLILVIMEGMYIKTKNKIYEEVTQFWVKIFSLMFAMGVATGIVMEFEFGTNWAAYSRYVGDVFGSALASEGIFAFFLESGFLAILVFGWDKVSPRVHFFSTIMVSLGSMMSAVWIIVANSWQQTPAGFHIVGHGLLARAEITDFWQMVFNPSTLQRLSHTLSGAWQAGAFLVISVSAFYLLKNKYTEFAKFSLKVGLALAVFASLFQLLTGHQSAAQVSSTQPAKLAAFEAHFDSLAPASMHLFGIVDEKNQQVKYGISIPGLLSFLVHGDPSKPVTGLNAFKKSDLPPVQFVFQTYHLMVAIGMTLILISLLSLFFLWKKKLYISKWWLRILVASVLLPQAANQLGWFSAEVGRQPWVVYGLLRTTDGLSKAVHSGQILFSLILFTFVYALLFILFIYLLDRKIKHGPAHPGEMKSEYDRQQEIFT; encoded by the coding sequence ATGGACACAGCATTACTGGCACGTATACAGTTCGCCTTCACTTTGGCATTCCATTATATATTCCCTCCCATGAGCATAGGACTTGGTCTTATTCTCGTAATTATGGAAGGGATGTACATAAAGACTAAAAACAAAATCTACGAGGAGGTAACCCAGTTCTGGGTTAAGATCTTTTCCCTTATGTTTGCAATGGGTGTCGCTACCGGAATTGTAATGGAATTTGAATTCGGCACCAACTGGGCCGCTTATTCCCGCTACGTTGGCGACGTCTTCGGAAGCGCCCTGGCCTCGGAGGGTATATTTGCATTTTTCCTCGAGTCGGGCTTCCTCGCAATACTCGTCTTCGGATGGGATAAGGTCTCCCCCAGGGTACATTTCTTCTCAACTATTATGGTCTCTTTGGGCTCAATGATGAGCGCCGTCTGGATCATTGTCGCCAACTCCTGGCAGCAGACACCCGCGGGATTTCATATTGTTGGACACGGACTTTTAGCCCGGGCCGAAATTACAGATTTCTGGCAGATGGTCTTTAACCCCTCCACACTTCAGAGGCTCTCCCATACACTCTCCGGAGCCTGGCAGGCGGGAGCATTCCTGGTTATAAGCGTAAGCGCATTTTACCTGCTTAAAAATAAATATACGGAGTTTGCAAAATTTTCTCTAAAAGTTGGCCTTGCGCTTGCCGTCTTTGCTTCCCTGTTCCAGCTCTTAACCGGCCACCAGAGCGCGGCACAGGTCAGTTCAACACAGCCCGCAAAGCTCGCGGCTTTCGAGGCGCATTTCGACTCGCTTGCTCCCGCAAGCATGCACCTCTTCGGAATTGTAGATGAGAAAAACCAGCAGGTGAAATACGGAATTTCAATACCTGGACTTTTAAGCTTTCTTGTCCACGGGGACCCCTCAAAGCCGGTTACAGGACTTAATGCATTTAAGAAGTCCGACCTGCCGCCCGTACAGTTCGTATTCCAGACATATCACTTAATGGTGGCTATAGGAATGACGCTCATTTTAATCAGCCTCCTTAGCCTGTTCTTCCTCTGGAAGAAAAAACTGTACATCAGCAAATGGTGGCTTAGAATACTTGTTGCCTCTGTCCTCCTCCCCCAGGCGGCTAACCAGTTGGGGTGGTTTTCTGCCGAGGTCGGGCGCCAGCCCTGGGTGGTCTACGGACTCTTAAGAACCACTGACGGGCTTTCTAAAGCCGTTCATTCAGGACAGATACTCTTCTCGCTTATACTTTTTACTTTTGTATATGCTCTTCTTTTTATCCTGTTTATTTATCTGCTCGACCGCAAGATCAAACACGGCCCTGCGCACCCGGGCGAGATGAAATCCGAGTACGATCGCCAGCAGGAAATTTTCACATAA
- the cydB gene encoding cytochrome d ubiquinol oxidase subunit II produces MDLNIIWFLLIGALISGYAVLDGFDLGIGALHLFTKTDEERRVMLNSIGPVWDGNEVWLVTSGGALFAAFPEVYATVFSGFYTAFMLLLFALIFRAVAIEFRSKEPMRWWRQMWDVAFSAASIFIALLMGVALGNIAIGIPLAPTKEFTGTFFTLLNPFAVLVGITTVALFMMHGAIYGVMKTEGTMHAKLRGWVNNTIIFFVICYVATTMATLIYLPHMADHFKAYPYLFLVAILNMLAIANIPREIFHGRDFNAFLSSSASILLLLILFAIGIFPHMVISNPDPQNSLDIYNGASSQKTLMIMLIVAIIGLPFVLGYTASIHWIFRGKVKLNQTSY; encoded by the coding sequence ATGGATCTTAATATAATCTGGTTTCTTTTAATCGGCGCTTTGATTTCGGGCTATGCCGTACTGGACGGCTTTGACCTCGGAATTGGAGCCCTGCACCTGTTTACTAAAACAGACGAGGAGCGAAGAGTAATGCTCAATTCAATAGGACCTGTATGGGACGGCAATGAAGTCTGGCTCGTTACGAGCGGCGGGGCCCTCTTTGCGGCTTTCCCCGAGGTTTATGCTACCGTCTTCTCCGGCTTCTATACGGCTTTTATGCTCCTTCTCTTTGCCCTCATCTTCCGCGCCGTGGCAATTGAGTTCAGGAGTAAAGAACCGATGAGGTGGTGGCGCCAGATGTGGGACGTGGCTTTCAGTGCAGCCAGCATTTTCATTGCCTTGCTTATGGGCGTGGCACTTGGCAATATAGCCATTGGTATTCCGCTGGCCCCGACCAAGGAGTTTACAGGAACATTCTTTACACTCCTTAATCCTTTTGCTGTTTTGGTAGGCATTACAACTGTCGCCCTTTTTATGATGCACGGGGCAATCTATGGCGTAATGAAAACTGAAGGAACTATGCACGCCAAATTGCGCGGCTGGGTAAATAATACAATTATATTTTTCGTCATCTGCTACGTTGCTACCACCATGGCCACGCTTATTTATCTGCCTCATATGGCCGACCATTTTAAGGCTTACCCTTACCTTTTCCTGGTCGCAATACTGAATATGCTTGCAATTGCGAATATACCGAGGGAAATATTCCACGGAAGGGATTTTAACGCCTTCCTGTCCTCTTCGGCCAGCATACTGCTCCTTTTAATTCTCTTTGCAATCGGGATATTCCCCCATATGGTAATCTCCAACCCGGATCCGCAAAACAGCCTGGACATCTATAACGGGGCTTCATCCCAGAAAACACTCATGATTATGCTGATTGTTGCAATCATAGGGCTCCCCTTCGTCTTAGGCTATACCGCAAGCATACACTGGATTTTCAGGGGTAAGGTAAAGCTGAATCAGACCAGCTACTGA
- a CDS encoding response regulator yields the protein MKVLIVDDSDIIRKVMKTFFEDFNIEVVTCSNGLLGIKNTIEEKPDFVFLDLNMPGMNGYDTLKVVKSMEQTKHIPVVVITSLNNQKDIDDLMTMGASKVLFKPLKKKEIVQAFEDIWGEKVLSEMKVKKLFGEKEEKEAEELSKRSEIEIRVAMVKLFLRTADLRKNDIQNFLELENYLQLRHMVHELRGIGGTIGYPRLTLLSEHVENMLSKPENSYVKSELKEFCGKILELIDQIKEEN from the coding sequence TTGAAAGTGCTTATCGTTGATGATTCTGATATCATCAGAAAAGTAATGAAGACATTTTTCGAAGACTTCAACATTGAAGTCGTAACCTGCAGTAACGGTCTTCTTGGAATTAAAAATACGATCGAGGAAAAACCTGATTTTGTATTTCTGGATCTTAACATGCCCGGAATGAACGGCTACGATACGCTTAAGGTGGTTAAATCGATGGAACAGACAAAACATATCCCCGTTGTCGTCATTACCTCGCTTAATAACCAGAAAGATATAGACGACTTAATGACTATGGGAGCTTCAAAGGTTCTTTTTAAGCCGCTGAAGAAAAAAGAAATTGTTCAGGCATTTGAGGATATATGGGGTGAAAAGGTCCTTTCGGAAATGAAGGTAAAAAAACTCTTCGGCGAAAAAGAAGAAAAAGAGGCCGAAGAACTTTCAAAGAGGTCTGAAATTGAAATCAGGGTTGCTATGGTCAAGCTCTTCCTCAGAACAGCGGACCTGCGGAAAAATGATATACAAAACTTTCTGGAACTCGAGAACTACCTCCAGCTCAGACACATGGTGCATGAACTGCGCGGCATAGGAGGCACAATCGGATATCCCAGACTTACACTTTTAAGCGAACACGTTGAAAATATGCTCTCCAAGCCTGAGAATTCATACGTAAAAAGCGAGCTAAAGGAATTCTGCGGAAAGATCCTTGAACTCATCGACCAGATTAAAGAGGAAAACTAG
- a CDS encoding T9SS type A sorting domain-containing protein, with amino-acid sequence MKKFFQSLILFFFLAGIVVPQTVTERVPGKVVKPHRTETAKLVLKPTTHRILPYNLTEGIVQRLRDKNLKAGKLDTTYHPKEITVDDSLRTTYTYDDSGNVAVAIIKIKANGIWFNYDRYTYTYNSKNMPLTELWEIFDNGAWVKYYRFTYTYDNMNNPLSQLSEAWKNNAWENYWKLTYTYDNSGNRLSDLYQEWTNGAWVDVDRITMTYDNSGNMLTYLYEKFENGAWMNNDRYTMTYDKNNNMLTYLAEQYQNGAWVNVERITMTYDNNNNMLTYLSEEWQNGAWVNTSRYTYTYDSKNNLDSYLSEEWQNGAWVNYSRDKYTYDTTGKMLTDTWELWGDTSWVTYARNTDTYDTKGNLLKSLWELNDKGAWMNYNTLNYTYDINGNATHGEYLVWNNGAWAPAMTDITMYYNNGKSRLTIPQASVVDIQYTSSIAALTAEKSMVKQFSLSQNYPNPFNPTTTISYFLPRDTRVKLAIYDVLGTEVKVLENQDKTAGNYHVEFDASGMPTGVYFYRLEAGEFTAVKKLLLIK; translated from the coding sequence ATGAAAAAGTTTTTTCAGTCTTTAATTCTTTTCTTCTTTTTAGCCGGAATTGTTGTTCCGCAGACCGTTACTGAAAGGGTGCCCGGTAAAGTTGTAAAGCCCCACCGCACAGAAACCGCAAAACTCGTTCTAAAGCCGACAACACACAGGATTTTACCTTATAACCTGACTGAAGGGATAGTGCAGAGGCTGAGGGACAAGAATCTGAAAGCAGGTAAACTGGATACCACCTACCATCCGAAAGAGATAACAGTTGACGACTCCCTAAGGACCACATATACCTATGATGACAGCGGTAACGTAGCTGTGGCGATAATAAAAATTAAGGCAAACGGAATCTGGTTTAATTATGACAGGTACACATACACGTACAACAGCAAGAATATGCCTCTAACAGAACTATGGGAGATTTTTGACAACGGAGCATGGGTGAAATACTACAGATTTACCTATACATACGACAATATGAATAACCCTCTTTCACAGCTTTCAGAGGCCTGGAAGAATAATGCCTGGGAAAATTACTGGAAGCTTACTTATACTTATGACAACAGCGGCAACAGGCTTTCGGACCTCTACCAGGAATGGACAAACGGCGCCTGGGTGGATGTAGACCGTATTACGATGACATATGACAACAGCGGCAACATGCTGACATACCTTTATGAAAAGTTTGAGAACGGCGCCTGGATGAATAACGACAGGTATACGATGACGTACGACAAAAATAATAACATGCTGACATATCTGGCGGAACAGTATCAGAACGGCGCGTGGGTAAATGTCGAAAGGATTACGATGACGTATGACAATAACAACAACATGCTGACATACCTTTCGGAAGAATGGCAGAATGGTGCCTGGGTTAACACCAGCCGCTATACATATACCTACGACAGCAAGAATAACCTGGATTCTTACCTTTCCGAGGAATGGCAGAACGGAGCCTGGGTGAACTACTCGAGAGACAAATACACCTATGATACAACGGGCAAAATGCTGACAGATACGTGGGAGCTCTGGGGGGACACCTCATGGGTAACTTATGCCAGAAATACTGATACTTACGATACAAAAGGGAATCTTCTAAAGAGTCTCTGGGAGTTAAATGACAAAGGAGCGTGGATGAATTACAACACGCTTAATTACACCTATGACATTAACGGCAATGCCACACACGGAGAATACCTGGTCTGGAATAACGGCGCCTGGGCGCCAGCAATGACTGACATTACAATGTATTACAATAACGGGAAAAGCAGGCTGACGATTCCGCAGGCCTCGGTTGTAGACATTCAATACACATCCTCCATTGCGGCATTAACGGCAGAAAAATCGATGGTTAAGCAGTTCAGCCTGTCGCAGAACTATCCTAATCCTTTTAACCCGACAACTACAATAAGCTACTTTTTACCCAGGGACACGAGGGTAAAGCTGGCAATTTATGACGTTCTGGGCACCGAGGTAAAAGTACTTGAAAACCAGGACAAGACGGCAGGGAATTATCACGTGGAATTTGATGCATCCGGCATGCCGACGGGTGTATACTTCTACAGGCTTGAGGCAGGTGAATTTACGGCGGTTAAAAAGCTCCTACTGATTAAGTGA
- a CDS encoding T9SS type A sorting domain-containing protein, producing the protein MPKKRIIALGVLIVFLLLTFSTELNDNQNRSQKTRPGKVKSTSSPKGTVEQKKGRAEYFFMMLRDPATNQIPGAIRQRELEFAKVLKKNAAGLGKTAQLFNWKEAGPNDVGGRTRALAIDVTNPNTILAGGVSGGMWKSTDNGTSWKIKSTAEQVLSVTSIAQDRRAGYTNNWYYVCGEYPFTSACAPYAMFSGTGVYKSTDKGESWFVLESTRDNNFTDWNYFDFCIKIIVTQKGNIIIATAGFGLLRSTDGGITFSSILGGPREHEYSDVAETPGGVLVAVISSGFLGSVSKNEPGVYQSTDEGSSWVKITPSTFPSSHRRSVIAAAPSNPDIIYILTDTGQTVDGKDDMRFYKMNLKTGANEDRSGNLPDFNKDYNGVILTQGCYNLTLGVKPDDENLVIIGATSLFRTMNGFASKPNNRRIHWIGGYHQIPNGWMFYPGLHPDIHAFAFDPADPKKVWVGHDGGLSYTSDITNILYAEFFPWENKNNSYNVTQFYMVTISERANDNRIVGGTQDNGSPYFTFDGNVTSKSTDESSGDGSWAYLGKKFAFVSSQEGRLIRYRYTAEGKPDEGYWSLIYPMDAQNQLFIDPFGVDPSNEDVIYYPAGNVIWRNRQISSLPDYVAGTMQGWEKMTAFHIPERYKITALAVSRNNPSSTIYCAAFSYYEKPKVYKLENSQGATSGAREIPIPGAPAGSYIHHICVNPDNGNEILVVMSNYNIIGLYYSSNGGATYSAVEGNLAGEARLPGPSLRGASILPVNNGAVYLVATSIGVFASMKMDGENTFWTQEGENEIGNTIVNFITSRKSDGKIAAGTHGRGIFAGEFTGGNKGLAKENNTAPGKFELFQNYPNPFNPETVIRFSLPQAGHVTLKVYDTNGKEVSTLLNDYKDQGEYAIRFNGESLKRLSSGIYFYSIHSGNYAAAKKMIYIK; encoded by the coding sequence ATGCCGAAAAAGAGGATCATAGCCTTAGGCGTCCTGATCGTGTTTCTTTTACTGACTTTTTCCACTGAGTTAAATGACAATCAAAACCGTTCCCAAAAGACGCGGCCCGGAAAAGTAAAATCAACCTCCTCTCCAAAGGGAACGGTGGAACAAAAAAAAGGGCGGGCTGAATATTTTTTCATGATGCTAAGAGATCCTGCAACCAATCAGATACCGGGAGCCATAAGGCAGAGGGAGCTGGAATTTGCAAAAGTTCTGAAAAAAAATGCTGCCGGCCTTGGTAAGACGGCTCAGTTATTTAACTGGAAGGAGGCAGGGCCCAACGATGTAGGCGGAAGAACCAGGGCGCTGGCAATAGACGTGACAAACCCGAACACAATTCTAGCCGGAGGAGTTTCAGGCGGTATGTGGAAATCCACCGACAACGGTACTTCGTGGAAGATTAAAAGTACTGCCGAGCAGGTCTTAAGCGTTACCTCAATAGCACAGGACAGGCGTGCGGGCTATACCAATAACTGGTACTATGTGTGCGGAGAATATCCCTTTACTTCGGCCTGTGCGCCTTATGCAATGTTTTCGGGCACAGGGGTATATAAATCGACTGACAAGGGCGAAAGCTGGTTCGTGCTGGAGTCCACGAGGGACAATAACTTTACAGACTGGAATTATTTTGATTTTTGCATAAAGATAATAGTGACTCAAAAAGGGAACATTATTATAGCTACTGCGGGCTTCGGACTTTTGCGTTCAACAGATGGAGGAATTACGTTCTCCAGCATACTGGGAGGGCCGCGAGAGCATGAATACAGTGACGTGGCTGAAACACCAGGGGGAGTACTTGTTGCTGTGATTTCTTCGGGGTTTCTGGGAAGTGTTTCAAAGAATGAGCCGGGGGTATATCAGTCGACTGATGAAGGCTCAAGCTGGGTTAAAATTACTCCTTCCACATTTCCCTCCTCACACAGGCGCTCTGTGATAGCAGCAGCTCCATCAAACCCGGATATAATCTATATACTCACCGACACGGGGCAGACGGTTGACGGAAAAGATGACATGCGTTTTTATAAGATGAATCTTAAGACCGGGGCAAATGAAGACAGGTCAGGAAATCTGCCCGATTTCAACAAGGATTATAACGGGGTAATACTAACTCAGGGCTGCTACAATCTTACGCTTGGAGTAAAGCCTGATGATGAGAACCTGGTAATTATTGGGGCCACAAGTCTTTTCCGCACGATGAACGGCTTTGCATCAAAGCCTAACAACAGGAGGATACACTGGATCGGAGGGTATCATCAGATACCAAATGGCTGGATGTTTTATCCGGGGCTACATCCCGACATACACGCATTTGCATTCGATCCTGCGGATCCCAAAAAAGTCTGGGTGGGCCACGATGGAGGGCTCAGCTACACTTCAGATATAACCAATATTCTCTACGCGGAATTTTTCCCTTGGGAGAATAAGAACAACAGCTATAACGTTACGCAGTTTTATATGGTTACAATTTCCGAGCGGGCAAATGACAACAGAATAGTAGGCGGAACGCAGGATAACGGTTCGCCATATTTTACGTTTGACGGGAATGTTACTTCTAAATCAACAGATGAAAGCTCCGGCGACGGCAGCTGGGCATATCTGGGGAAAAAGTTCGCTTTTGTTTCTTCGCAGGAAGGGCGCCTGATCCGCTACCGCTATACAGCAGAAGGAAAGCCAGACGAAGGCTACTGGTCGTTGATTTACCCCATGGATGCACAAAATCAGCTCTTTATTGATCCTTTTGGCGTGGATCCCAGCAATGAAGATGTAATTTACTATCCTGCAGGAAACGTAATTTGGAGAAACAGGCAGATAAGCAGCCTGCCGGATTATGTAGCAGGGACGATGCAGGGATGGGAGAAGATGACGGCATTTCATATTCCGGAAAGGTATAAGATTACGGCACTGGCAGTTTCAAGGAACAACCCTTCCAGTACCATTTACTGCGCGGCATTCTCCTATTACGAAAAACCGAAGGTTTACAAGCTTGAAAATTCACAGGGGGCAACTTCAGGCGCCAGGGAAATACCCATTCCGGGGGCGCCCGCAGGATCTTATATACATCACATATGTGTCAACCCTGATAACGGAAATGAGATACTGGTGGTAATGTCTAATTACAATATCATAGGCCTCTATTATTCTTCCAACGGAGGTGCGACTTATTCGGCAGTTGAAGGAAACCTTGCCGGTGAGGCCAGGCTTCCGGGACCTTCCTTAAGGGGTGCCTCCATTCTGCCTGTAAATAACGGGGCTGTATATCTTGTTGCAACCAGCATCGGCGTCTTTGCAAGCATGAAAATGGATGGAGAGAACACTTTCTGGACTCAGGAAGGGGAGAATGAAATAGGAAACACAATAGTTAATTTTATCACATCAAGAAAATCAGACGGCAAAATAGCAGCCGGGACGCATGGCCGGGGGATATTTGCAGGTGAATTCACCGGAGGAAATAAAGGGCTGGCTAAAGAAAACAATACGGCTCCGGGAAAATTCGAGCTGTTCCAGAATTATCCTAATCCATTTAATCCTGAGACAGTAATACGTTTCAGTCTTCCGCAGGCGGGCCATGTGACTCTGAAGGTATACGACACCAATGGAAAGGAGGTAAGTACTTTATTAAATGACTACAAGGATCAGGGTGAATACGCAATAAGATTTAACGGCGAAAGCTTAAAAAGATTATCCAGCGGCATCTACTTTTATTCCATTCATTCAGGAAACTATGCTGCCGCAAAAAAAATGATTTATATCAAGTAG
- a CDS encoding T9SS type A sorting domain-containing protein produces MKRFLECLILLFSFAGAVMAQSHYAGMQSLLIEQWGKCQKKDPGAIRPVSPPEVNPLKLPQEYRALKTGKRDSSFYRPKLVVIDDSLRHTYTYGEGGSLVAFLSESKPYGHWAIVERQRYSYDSFGNLQQELREIWKNEAWENQRQLTYTYDDKGNVLTSLSQQWKNNAWENSFRTSCTYDGNGNMLTYVSEEWIDGNWMGYSRYTYTYDIKSNMLSYLSEGWKNGNWINISYYTFTYDAKSCMLTYLIQEYRNFSWENVNMYTYEYDAAGNVISYVSSEWKNSSWEFVNRNSYTYENSGRLETLLSQQWKNGSWLEAWKITYSYDEWGNMLSALTEEFENNAWSLYGKNTRAYDPMGNMTTDLWEYRLNDIWVNFSAYNYAYDASGNATHGEYLMWDYTAWKLSKGSLIMYYNKKHDNMTFEGASVAEVQYNSILAGIAGGKLYFREFSLLQNYPNPFNPATQISYSIGHESKVKLSVYDILGREIKVLENSFKSAGSYTAEFDAGSMPSGVYFYKLEAGDFTGVKKLILIR; encoded by the coding sequence ATGAAAAGGTTTTTGGAGTGCCTGATACTCTTATTCTCCTTTGCCGGAGCGGTAATGGCACAAAGTCATTATGCAGGCATGCAAAGCCTCCTTATAGAGCAGTGGGGGAAATGTCAAAAAAAGGACCCGGGGGCTATAAGACCCGTAAGTCCGCCTGAAGTTAATCCTCTAAAGCTGCCGCAGGAGTATAGGGCCTTAAAAACGGGAAAGAGGGATTCAAGTTTCTACAGGCCTAAACTCGTTGTAATTGATGACTCGCTAAGACATACTTACACCTATGGCGAAGGCGGCAGCCTGGTTGCATTTCTTTCAGAAAGCAAGCCCTACGGGCACTGGGCAATTGTTGAAAGGCAGAGATACAGCTATGACAGCTTTGGGAATCTTCAGCAGGAACTCCGGGAAATCTGGAAAAACGAAGCCTGGGAAAACCAAAGACAGCTGACATATACTTATGACGACAAAGGAAACGTGCTTACATCTCTTTCTCAGCAGTGGAAAAACAATGCATGGGAAAATTCTTTCAGGACGTCATGCACTTATGACGGCAATGGGAACATGCTTACCTATGTTTCTGAGGAATGGATTGATGGAAACTGGATGGGCTACAGCAGATATACATATACGTACGACATTAAAAGCAATATGCTTTCTTACCTTTCGGAGGGGTGGAAAAACGGAAACTGGATTAACATAAGTTATTATACTTTTACCTATGACGCCAAGAGCTGCATGCTTACATATCTGATCCAGGAATACAGGAACTTCAGCTGGGAGAATGTAAACATGTACACCTACGAATATGATGCAGCAGGTAACGTGATCAGCTATGTATCCTCAGAATGGAAAAACAGCAGCTGGGAATTCGTAAACAGAAATTCCTATACTTATGAAAATTCCGGCAGGCTGGAAACCTTATTAAGCCAGCAATGGAAAAACGGCAGCTGGCTGGAAGCCTGGAAGATTACATACAGCTATGACGAATGGGGCAATATGCTCTCGGCTCTTACAGAAGAGTTTGAAAATAATGCATGGAGCCTTTACGGGAAGAATACTCGCGCATATGACCCCATGGGCAATATGACAACCGACCTCTGGGAGTACCGGCTTAATGATATATGGGTAAACTTCAGCGCATATAACTATGCTTATGACGCCAGCGGCAATGCCACGCATGGTGAATACTTAATGTGGGATTATACAGCCTGGAAGCTTTCAAAAGGCAGTCTTATCATGTACTACAACAAAAAACATGATAATATGACCTTTGAAGGGGCCTCTGTTGCCGAAGTCCAGTATAATTCCATTCTGGCAGGCATTGCAGGGGGAAAACTTTACTTTAGAGAGTTCAGCCTTTTGCAGAACTATCCTAATCCTTTCAATCCGGCAACTCAGATAAGCTACTCAATCGGGCATGAGAGCAAAGTAAAGTTATCGGTCTATGACATACTGGGAAGGGAAATTAAAGTACTGGAAAATTCTTTCAAGTCTGCGGGCAGCTACACCGCAGAGTTTGATGCAGGAAGTATGCCCAGCGGTGTTTATTTCTACAAACTGGAAGCAGGCGATTTTACGGGCGTTAAGAAGCTTATACTCATCAGGTAA